One Eurosta solidaginis isolate ZX-2024a chromosome 1, ASM4086904v1, whole genome shotgun sequence genomic window, CAAGTAATTCAAGAGACCGCGGGAGATACCGATAAAAAAGAAGTAGCAAGAAGCAAATTGAACAATAGAATCTTAGAATTCAAACGAAGCATCAGAAGCAATACCACTTAGAAGTTTATATTGGAagcattaaacaaaacaaaaatcatactAAAGAAGCACAAAGAAGACATAGTTGCTACAGATTCGGATAAGGGGAACAAAACGGTGGTTTTCTACAAAGCAGACTACAAAAGGAAAATGAACGATCTACTGCGagacaaaaatacatacaaagtaCTAAGAAACGACCCAACAAACACGCTCCAGAAGAAAAACAACCAACTGATAAATGAATTACACAGAAGCAAAATAATAAGCACTACACAAACATTTAAAATGAACAGTAGCGCCACCATAGCACCCCGCCTGTACGGCTTACCGAAAATCCATAAGCCAGACCTACCTTTAAGACCAATAACATCATCATTCAACGTACCATGCTATAATCTATCCAAATTTATAGTAAATGCCTTAAACGACTTAACTTCAGAAAAGTACAATATAAAAGCTCGTACGATCTAAAAGATAGGctcaataatataaatataaatgatgATGAAATACTAGTTTCATTTGACGTTGTCTCGTTATTCACAAATATATCGACATACCTAGctacaaaaataataatgaataaatttGGTTCAATACAAGAAAAACTTAATATTTCGCGGAACACATTTCATGAGATCTTAGATTTctgtttaaaagaaaataattatttcatgtATGAGggaaaaatatttacacaaacatacggtatgccaatgggaaacccccTTTCGACAACAATCGCGGACATTGTCATGGACGATATTCTAGAATATACAACGTTAGAGCTGAAAAATGTACACAATATAGAAatcaaatttattgtgaaatatgtagacgacattttcGCAATCGTACGACGAACAGATGTTGATATCATTCTTAAAACACTAAACGAATAtcacaataaattaaaattcacaGTAGAAAAGGAAGAAAATCTTAGCATCCCTTTCCTGGATGTAAAATTACACAGGGAGGCCAACAAAGTAATTCTAAACTGGTACTCCAAACTAATCTCCTCGGGTCGTATAATTAATTTTCTATCTGCTCACCCCCTTAAGTACAAAATAAATACCGCGAGAAATTTAGTACAAAAGATACTCACCATTAGCCATCATAAGTTCAAAGAAGCTAACATAcagaaaatacataaaatactAAAAAGCAATAATTTTCCGAGTCAACTTATAAATAACTTAATAGAGGACACCCTAATGTCAATAAACAATAAACATATAAAGCAAACCACAACAAACACAGACACAGATAACAATAAATTCTTCAGTGTTACATATATCCCAAAATTAACAGAGAAATTCAATCGCGACTTtgacaacaaaaaacacaaaataactcTCGCATATAAACCAAATTGCACTTTGTCTTCGgttttcacaaaaacaaaaagcccggtAGAGCTGCAAGAAcaaaacaatgtagtatatgaaataaGATGTAATGGTAAAGAGAACGAACaatgcaacaaagtttatattGGAACAACAAAACGACCCCTTGGAGTGCGACTGTCAGAACATGAAGCAGATATAAGGAAGAAGAAAGATAATACCGCGCTATCGCAACATATATTAAACAGTGGACACGAAGCAGatataaaaaacaccaaaatattaGATGTTGAGAAGAGAGGAAGAATAAGATACACCATGGAAAGCCTTCGTATATTGGAAAAAAGAGAAGAAACTGTCAACATAAAGGAAGACACCAAAGATATTGCTGCAATCTACCTC contains:
- the LOC137236686 gene encoding uncharacterized protein gives rise to the protein MNKFGSIQEKLNISRNTFHEILDFCLKENNYFMYEGKIFTQTYGMPMGNPLSTTIADIVMDDILEYTTLELKNVHNIEIKFIVKYVDDIFAIVRRTDVDIILKTLNEYHNKLKFTVEKEENLSIPFLDVKLHREANKVILNWYSKLISSGRIINFLSAHPLKYKINTARNLVQKILTISHHKFKEANIQKIHKILKSNNFPSQLINNLIEDTLMSINNKHIKQTTTNTDTDNNKFFSVTYIPKLTEKFNRDFDNKKHKITLAYKPNCTLSSVFTKTKSPVELQEQNNVVYEIRCNGKENEQCNKVYIGTTKRPLGVRLSEHEADIRKKKDNTALSQHILNSGHEADIKNTKILDVEKRGRIRYTMESLRILEKREETVNIKEDTKDIAAIYLLCLQNTKHKLV